Part of the Streptomyces europaeiscabiei genome is shown below.
CACGTGCAGGACCAGCAGGGGTACGCGCAGCCGCAGGCGAACGTGCTCGACGAGACCAGCCTCTTCGACACGACCATGATCACGGCGGAGCAGTTGCGCCGCTACGAACAGGGCCGCTGACAGCGGATTGGGCCGAGAGCGAAAGGTCCAGTATCCTGGCTCTTCGGTCGTGCGTGCGTTCATGCTGTCCGCAACAGACGCCCGCGATCGAGCGCTGCCCGGAACACCAAGGGCTGCGCCCTCTTCCCACCAGTACCGAAGACCGAAAGCAGAAATGGCTCTGAACGCCCGCCTCGACCATCGCAACCCCCTCGTGTTCGACACGCACGAGCTGGGTCGGCGGCCCGGTGCGCAACAGCGCCTGACGCGTTCGATCGACGCTCCGCAGGACCTCGGGATCAAGGGGGTCGTCGGAGTGCCGGAAGGCGCCCCGATGGAGCTCGAACTCCGTCTGGAGTCGGTCATGGAAGGGGTGCTTGTCACAGGCGCCGCCCGTGCACAGGCCAAGGGGGAGTGCGTAAGGTGTCTGGAGCCGCTGGAGCTCGAACTCGAAGCGGACTTCCAGGAGATGTTCTCGTACCCCGACGCCGATGAGCGGGGCCGCGTGATCGCGGAGCCCGACACCGACGCCGAGGACGACGAGGACATGCTCTTCCTCGAGGACGGTTTGTTCGACCTCGAACCGGTGCTGCGTGATGCGGTGGTGCTCGCACTGCCGATGCAGCCGGTGTGCCAGGACGACTGCCCCGGCCTGTGCTCCCAGTGCGGAGTACGGCTGGCGGACGACCCGGACCACCACCACGACGCCGTCGACATCCGTTGGGCGGCACTGCAGGGACTCGCCGGTTCACTCGAAGATGGCGAGAAGGACGAGTTGAGCGGCGGCGCGCTTCCATCAGCGCACGTCGACGAGAAGCAGGAGAAGTAGCCGTGGCTGTTCCGAAGCGGAAGATGTCGCGCAGCAACACGCGCCACCGCCGGTCGCAGTGGAAGGCTGCGGTCCCCACCCTGGTTGCGTGCGAGCGCTGCCACGAGCCCAAGCTGCAGCACATCGCGTGCCCGTCTTGCGGCACCTACAACAAGCGCCAGGTCCTCGAGGTCTGAGCGGCTGGTGAGAGGCTCTATGTCTGACGCCAAGGCGGAGACCAACGCCAAGAAAAAGGCGGAGAACACAGCCTCGTCCCACACGCTTCTGGAAGGGCGGCTCGGCTACCGGCTCGAGTCCGCCCTTCTGGTGCGTGCACTGACCCACCGTTCGTACGCGTACGAGAACGGCGGTCTGCCCACCAACGAGCGCCTGGAGTTCCTCGGGGACTCCGTCCTCGGCCTCGTGGTCACGGACACGCTGTATCGCACCCACCCCGACCTGCCCGAAGGCCAACTGGCCAAGCTGCGGGCCGCGGTGGTCAATTCTCGTGCGCTGGCGGAGGTGGGCCGTGGGCTCGACCTCGGCTCCTTCATCCGGCTCGGCCGCGGTGAAGAGGGCACGGGTGGCCGGGACAAGGCATCCATCCTCGCCGACACCCTCGAAGCGGTGATCGGTGCGGTCTATCTCGACCAGGGGCTCGACTCGGCGGCGGAGCTGGTACACCGCCTGTTCGACCCGCTGATCGAGAAGTCTTCGAACCTCGGAGCCGGCCTGGACTGGAAGACCAGTCTCCAGGAGCTCACCGCGACCGAGGGGCTCGGCGTGCCCGAGTACCTGGTCACGGAGACCGGACCCGACCACGAGAAGACCTTCACAGCTGCCGCCCGCGTCGGAGGCGTCTCGTACGGCACCGGCACCGGCCGCAGCAAGAAGGAAGCGGAGCAGCAGGCGGCCGAGTCCGCCTGGCTCGCGATCCGCTCCGCGGCGGACGAGCGGGCGAAGGCGGCGGCTCAGGCCGCGGCTCTGCCCGAAGAATCCGCCGAGACTCCTTCGGACACCGCACCTTCGGACACCGCACCTTCGGACACCGCGTCTGCCTGATGGCGGGCGCCACCTGCCCGAGGCCGCCCCCGACCCCCGCTGAGGGATGAGGGGGCGGCTGCGGTCCGCGGGTGCGTGCAGGTCGTTCGTGGTTGCTCGCGCAGTTCCCCGCACCCCTGAAAAACCTGGGGGCGCCCCCTGATCTTTCAGGGCCGCGGGGAACTGCGCGACCAGCCAAGAAGCACCCGCAGCAGCCCCACGACATCACCCCCATCCCCCGCCCAACCTCCGGAGGACCCCGTGCCCGAACTCCCCGAGGTCGAGGTCGTACGGCGGGGTCTGGAGCGCTGGGTGGCCCACCGCACCGTCGCCGATGTCGACGTGCTGCACCCACGCGCGATCCGCCGGCACCTGGCCGGCCCCGAGGACTTCGCGCTCCGGTTGAAGGGCCACCGCATCGGGGAGCCCAGCCGGCGCGGCAAGTACCTGTGGCTGCCCGTGGAGGACACCGGCATCGCCGTCCTTGCCCACCTCGGCATGAGCGGCCAGCTGCTCGTGCAGCCGTACGACACGGCCGACGAGAAGCACCTCAGGATCCGCGTCCGCTTCGCGGACGACCTCCGCACCGAACTCCGCTTCGTCGACCAACGCACCTTCGGCGGACTGTCGTTGCACGACACCACCCCCGAGGGCCTGCCGGACGTCATCGCGCACATCGCCCGCGACCCTCTCGACCCGCTGTTCGACGCGGAGGCCTTCCACCAGGCGCTGCGACGGAAGCGGACGACCATCAAACGGGCCCTGCTCGACCAGTCGTTGATCAGCGGGGTGGGCAACATCTATGCCGACGAGGCGCTTTGGCGCTCGCGCATCCACTACGAGCGCCCCACCGCCGGTTTCACCCGCCCCCGCACCACCGAACTCCTGGGCCACGTACGGGACGTGATGAACGCGGCGCTCGCGGTGGGCGGCACGAGCTTCGACAGCCTCTACGTCAACGTGAACGGCGAGTCGGGGTACTTCGACCGGTCGCTGGACGCGTACGGCCGCGAGGGGCTGCCCTGCCGCCGCTGTGCCACGCCGATGCGCCGACGGCCCTGGATGAACCGGTCCAGCTACTTCTGCCCCACGTGTCAGCGGGCGCCGCGCGTCTCGTCGTAACGCTCGCGGGCCCGGAGCACGTCCTCCATGCGGTCCTCCACACAGGTGATGAGGGACAGCAGGCGCTCGGAGACCTCGCGGCCGAGCGGGGTGAGGGTGTAGTCGACGCGGGGCGGGTTGGTGGGCTGGGCCTCGCGGTGGACCAGGCCGTCCCGCTCCAGGGCGTGCAGGGTCTGGGAGAGCATCTTCTCGCTGACGCCGTCGACGCGACGACGCAACTCGTTGAAGCGGAGCGATCCCTCGTGCAGGGCACTCATCGTCAGCACGCCCCAGCGGCCCGTGACGTGTTCCAGGGTGCCCCGCGACGGACAGTTCCTGGCGAACACGTCGAAAGCGAGCTCGTCGAGGTCCAAGGCGTCCGCGCCCGCGGAGGCCTGCGCGGGCGTCACGGCGGTGTGCGCGGCTGTTTCCATGTCCCGAGGATACTCCGACGCAGCGCTAACCAGAAGGTTGCACTAACTCTTGGTTAGTGCAGGCTCTCTCGGGTGGTGTCTAGTAGCCGAAGTCCTGTGTCCACCACGGTCCGCCGTCGCCCAGGTGGACACCGACGCCGAGGGTCTTGAAGTCGCAGTTCAGGATGTTCGCCTTGTGGCCGGGGCTGTTCATCCAGGCCTCCATGACCGCCTCGGCGGTGGCCTGGCCGCGGGCGATGTTCTCGCCGCCCAGGCCGGTGATCCCGAGGGCCGCGGCTCGGTCCCACGGGTCCTCGCCGTCGGGGTTGGTGTGGTCGAAGAAGCTGCGGAGGGCCATGTCCTCGCTGAAGGTCTCGGCCAGCTTCGCCAGATCGCTGTCGGCCGCCACCGGGCTGCAGCCCGCCTTGGCCCGCTCCTCGTTGACCAGCAGGAGGACCGCGGCCTCGGCCTGGGTCTCCACGGAGATCTCCACCGGGGGAGTGGTCTTCTCCTTGTCCTTCTCCTTGGTGGGCTCGGCGGACGGCGTCCTGGCCTTCTCCGAGCCGGAGTCCTTGCCCGCCTTGTCGGAGGGCTTCTTCTCGGACGGCTTCTTCGAGGGGGACGGGCTGTTCGACGGCGAGGCCTCGCGCTCGGCGTCACGGCTGGTGGACTCGTCCTCGCGCTGTTCCTGCGCGGCGCCGTCCGTACCGCCCTGCTGGGTCGCCGCACCCGTCGGCTGGCCGACGGGAACCACCGTCTCGTTGCTGCTGCCCCCGCTGACCGCGTACTTGTCGCCACCCGGGAGCACCCCGGTGGCGACCGCGACGGTACCGAGGGCGACGGCGGCGGAGACGCCGAGCAGGCCGGTCTTCACGGGAGTCACGGTCCGCTTCTTACGGCGGCGCGAACCACCGCCGCGCGACGCGGCCTGGGCGTCGGCCTCCAGGACAGCGGCGAACCCGTACAGGTTCTCCGGGCCGTAGTGGGGCTCCTCGGGAGCGAAGCCCGTGTCGGTGACCCCGGCGCGCCCCCCCCTGGCGGCGCGGCCGGCGGCGGAGCGTCGGTGGCGTCCCATGTCTTGGCCTTCCTCGTCCTTGCGTGTCCTGCGGTCAACGTTGGAGATGTCGTCAACGTTGTGATCGTCGCCTTCACGAACCTCACACGAAGGGGTGAGTTTCATATGAGATTCATTGGGTGGGGACGGTACAGCATGGCGCCAGGGGAGGGAGAGACCCGAGGGACATTGGCCCGTTAGCGTGCAGCCATGAGTGAGGATGTACGGCTGGTCGTCTGGGTGCGTGGACGGGTGCAAGGGGTGGGTTTCCGCTGGTTCACCCGGGCTCGGGCGCTGGAGACCGGTGGACTGAGTGGTTTTGCTCTCAATTTGGCCGACGGACGGGTCCAGGTGGTCGCCGAGGGCCCCCGCGAGGCGTGCCAAGGGCTCCTGGAGTGGCTCCAGGGCGACGACACGCCCGGGCGCGTGGACGGCGTCACCGAGATCTGGGACACACCACGAGGAGGCTACGACGGCTTCGCCATCCGCTGACGCCCTTCGGTGAAGCCGGCTGGGCGAGAGTGGAGGGGCACGCCACCGTCATATGCCAGGAGCATGCACAAACCAGAAATGTGCAGGTGATTGCCAAGACGGGTTTGTCATGGCACGCTCCGAAGAAAGGATGATCCCCTCGCTCCGCCGGCCAGGAGAGGTCCCGGAAGTGCCGCAGCGTCGCCCCCTCAGGGCTGCGCGGCAGTGGGGTGCCCGCCGATGCGGGGCGTGATCGTGTTGACCGTCAAACTTTTTGGTGAGACGCTAAAAGCAACCCCGCGCACCTTAGCTGTTTGGCATGGAGAACGGCAGTAAAACTCAACAGTGCCAAGCATCGCGGGTGCGATTCCCTCACGACCCACACCGCTTCGGTCGGTCACTCAGTGTGGAGGACCATCCATCATGGCAAAGGCGCTTCTCGGTTACGTCGGCGGCTCCGACCCGCGACTCCTCGCCGAGATGCGACGGCTCCAGCAGCGTGTCCAGGACCTGGAATCCGAACTCGGACGAATCCAGGCGGAGAACGACGCGCTGACGGCTGCCGCTTCTCACGACTCGCTCATGGAGCTCGACGCACGCCAGGCGGAGCCTGCGCTCACCTGATCACTGCATCGCACCACGACAGACAGCAGTGGTTGGGCTGCTCGTATCAGCCGCTACGTTGTCAGATCTGCAAGGGACGCCTTCTCTAGAGGCGTCCCTTCTTTCTTTCCCCCCGAACTCCCGAGTTCCCCCACACTCTTCAACGTCTGATGTGCCCTGCACGTTCATGTGCGAAACCGCGCGTTCATGGAGTGGGACAAGGCCGGAAGGTAGAGTCCGGCGGCGTGCACCTCAAGGCCCTGACCCTCCGCGGGTTCAAATCGTTCGCCTCGGCGACCACGCTCCGCTTCGAGCCGGGCATCACGTGCGTCGTCGGACCGAACGGCTCGGGCAAGTCCAACGTCGTGGACGCGCTCAGCTGGGTCATGGGCGAACAGGGCGCGAAGTCGCTGCGCGGCGGCAAGATGGAGGACGTCATCTTCGCCGGCACCACCGGGCGCCCCCCGCTCGGCCGCGCCGAGGTGTCCCTGACCATCGACAACTCCGACGGGGCCCTCCCCATCGAGTACTCCGAGGTCACGATCACGCGGATCATGTTCCGCAACGGTGGCAGCGAGTACCAGATCAACGGCGACACCTGCCGCCTCCTCGACATCCAGGACCTGCTCTCCGACTCCGGCATCGGCCGTGAGATGCACGTGATCGTCGGCCAGGGCCGGCTCGACTCCGTCCTGCACGCCGACCCCATGGGCCGCCGCGCCTTCATCGAGGAGGCCGCCGGCGTCCTCAAGCACCGCAAGCGCAAGGAGAAGGCGCTGCGGAAACTGGACGCCATGCAGGCCAACCTGGCCCGCGTCCAGGACCTCACCGACGAACTCCGCCGCCAGCTCAAGCCGCTGGGCCGCCAGGCCGCCGTCGCCCGCCGGGCCGCCGTCATCCAGGCGGATCTGCGGGACGCACGGCTGAGGCTGCTGGCCGACGATCTCGTGCGACTCCACGCGGCGCTTCGCACCGAGGTCGCAGACGAGGCCGCGCTGAAGCAGCGCAAGGACGCCGCCGAGGCCGAACTGAGGAAGGCGCTCCAACGGGAGGCGCTCCTTGAGGGCGAGGTACGACGGCTGGCTCCGCGCCTCCGGCGGGCCCAGGAGACCTGGTACGAGCTGTCGCAGCTCGCCGAACGGGTGCGCGGCACGATCTCCTTGGCCGACGCCCGGATCAAGAGCGCCACCTCCGCGCCCCCCGAGGAGCGGCGCGGCCGTGACCCGGAGGACATGGAGCGCGAGGCTGCCCGCATCCGCGAACAGGAGGCCGAGCTCGAAGCTGCCCTGGAGGCGGCCGAGCACGCACTGGAGGACACGGTCGAGCACCGCGCCGAGCTGGAGCGCGAACTGACCGTCGAGGAACGCCGGCTGAAGGATGTCGCCCGCTCCATCGCCGACCGCCGCGAGAGCCTCGCCCGGCTGAACGGCCAGGTCAACGCCGCCCGCTCCCGCGCGGCCTCCGCCCAGGCCGAGATCGACCGTCTCGCAGCCGCCCGCGACGAGGCTCAGGAACGCGCGGTCACCGCCCACGAGGAGTACGAGGCGCTGAAGGCCGAGGTCGACGGCCTCGACGCCGACGACACCGAACTGGCCGAGCGGCACGACGCCGCGAAGCGCGCCCTGGCCGAGGCCGAGTCCACTCTCACCGCCGCCCGCGACGCCACCACCACCGCCGAACGCCGCCGCGCCGCCACTCAGGCCCGCCACGAAGCCCTCGCGCTGGGCCTGCGCCGCAAGGACGGCACGGGGGCGTTGCTCACCGCGAAGGACCGGCTCGGTGGGGTCCTGGGTCCGGCCGCCGAACTCCTGACGGTCGCCCCGGGCCACGAGGTCGCCCTGGCCGCCGCCTTCGGCGCGGCGGCGGACGCCATCGCCGTGACCACGCCCGCCTCGGCCGCCGAGGCCATCCGGCTGCTCCGGAAACAGGACGCGGGCCGGGCGGCACTGCTGCTGGCGGGGGCGCCGGAGGACGCCACATCCGCGCTCGACAGGGGCGTGGGGAACCGCGTGCCCGGCCACGACGAACCCGCAGCCGAGCGGCGGCCGCTGCACACGCCCCCTGCCGGGCGACTCGCAGCCGACCTCGTCCGCGGCCCGTCGGACCTCATGCCGGCCGTACGCCGCCTGCTGCACCGCGTCGTCGTGGTCGACACCCTCGAAGACGCCGAGGACCTCGTCTACGCGCGCCCCGATCTCACCGCCGTCACCGCCGAAGGCGACCTGCTCGGGGCGCACTTCGCGCACGGCGGATCCGCCGGGGCGCCGAGTCTGCTGGAGGTGCAGGCCTCCGTCGACGAGGCGGCGGCCGAGCTGGCGGAACTGGCCGTACGGTGTGAGGAGCTGGCCGAGGCCCAGTACAGCGCGGTCGAGTCGCGGCGCGAACGGGCCGGCCTCGTGGAGGAGCTGGGGGAGCGGCGCCGGGCCGCCGAGCGGGAGAAGTCCGCGGTCGCCCAGCAGCTCGGTCGGCTGGCCGGGCAGGCGAGGGGCGCCGCGGGGGAGGCCGAGCGGTCCACGGCCGCCGCCGCACGCGCTCAGGAGGCGCTGGACAAGGCGGTACAGGAGGCCGAGGAGCTGGCCGAACGGCTTGCGGTGGCCGAGGAGATGCCCGTCGAGGAGGAGCCGGACACCTCCGTACGCGATCGGCTCGCGGCGGACGGGGCCAACGCGCGCCAGACCGAGATGGAGGCCCGGCTTCAGGTGCGGACGCACGAGGAGCGGGTCAAGGGGCTCGCGGGGCGCGCGGACTCGCTCGACCGGGCCGCGCGCGCCGAGCGCGAGGCGCGGGCGCGGGCCGAGCAGCGCAGGGCGCGGCTGCGGCACGAGGCGGCCGTGGCGGAGGCCGTCGCGTCCGGTGCCCGACAGCTGCTCCGCCACGTCGAGGTCTCCCTCGCCCGCGCGGAGAAGGAACGCACCGCCGCCGACGCCGCCAAGGCACGCAGGGAGCAGGAGCTTGCGCAGGCCCGTGGCGAGGGGCGCGACCTCAAGGCCGAGCTGGACAAGCTGACCGACTCCGTACACCGGGGCGAGGTGCTCGGCGCCGAGAAGCGGATGCGGATCGAGCAGTTGGAGAGCAAGGCGCTGGAGGAGCTGGGCGTCGAGCCGGAAGGGCTGATCACGGAGTACGGGCCCGACCAGCTCGTACCGCCGTCGCCTCCTGCCGACGGGGAGGAGCTGCCGGAGGACCCGGAACACCCCCGCAATCAGCCGAAGACGTTCCACCGTGCCGAGCAGGAGAAGCGGCTCAGGGCGGCCGAGCGGGCGTACCAGCAGCTCGGCAAGGTCAATCCGCTGGCGCTGGAGGAGTTCGCGGCCCTGGAGGAGCGGCACAAGTTCCTCAGTGAGCAGCTGGAGGACCTGAAGAAGACCCGCGCCGATCTGCTCCAGGTGGTGAAGGAGGTCGACGAACGGGTCGAGCAGGTGTTCGCCGAGGCCTTCTGGGACACCGCACGGGAGTTCGATGGTGTCTTCGGTCGGCTCTTTCCCGGAGGTGAGGGGCGGCTGATCCTCACCGACCCGGACAACATGCTGACCACCGGCGTCGACGTCGAGGCCCGGCCGCCGGGCAAGAAGGTCAAGCGGCTGTCACTGCTCTCCGGTGGTGAGCGGTCGCTGACCGCCGTCGCCATGCTCGTGTCGATCTTCAAGGCGCGGCCCAGCCCGTTCTATGTGATGGACGAGGTCGAGGCGGCGCTCGACGACACCAACCTGCAGCGGCTGATCCGGATCATGCAGGAGCTGCAGGAGGTGTCGCAGCTCATCGTGATCACCCATCAGAAGCGGACGATGGAAGTCGCCGACGCGTTGTACGGCGTGTCGATGCAGGGTGACGGCGTGTCGAAGGTCATCAGTCAGAGGCTGCGTTAGTCGCTTCCGGGTGCGGGTAGGCGGGGCTGGTCGCACAGTTCCCACGCCCCGGGTCTGCAGTCCTGCCATTTCTTCAAGAATTGAACGCAATGTGACGAACCTCGTCTCCGGGCAACGAAGTACCCCCTCTTGACTGCAAAACTTGAAGGCATAGTCTCTGGAATGTTGCTTTTGCCTTCAAGTTAAAGGTTCCCCCCACGTCGGCAACGTTGCCGGTGGTCCGAGGAGTACAGACGTGACCAGCAGTGCGCAGGCACCCAGGACGCGAGTGCGGGTCCCCCAGCCCGACCATCTCTCGCACGTGATCTTCATCGCGGCGGCGGCCGCGATGGGCGGTTTCCTCTTCGGCTACGACAGCGCCGTGATCAACGGCGCCGTCGAAGCCATCCGGCACCGCTACGACATCGGCTCCACGGCGCTGGCGCAGGTCATCGCCGTCGCGCTGATCGGCTGCGCCGTCGGCGCGGCCACGGCCGGCCGGATAGCCGACCGCATCGGCCGCATCCGGTGCATGCAGATCGCGGCCGCCCTCTTCACGGTCAGCGCCGTCGGCTCGGCGCTCCCCTTCGCGCTGTACGACCTCGCCTTCTGGCGGATCGTCGGCGGCTTCGCCATCGGCATGGCGTCCGTCATCGGCCCCGCCTACATCGCCGAGGTCGCCCCGCCCGCGTACCGGGGACGGCTCGGTTCGTTCCAGCAGGCCGCGATCGTCGTCGGCATCGCCATCTCCCAGCTGGTCAACTGGGGCATCCTGAACGCTGCCGGCGGAGACCAGCGCGGTGAGCTGCTCGGCCTGGAGGCCTGGCAGATCATGCTCGGCGTCATGGTCGTCCCGGCCGTGCTGTACGGCCTGCTCTCCTTCGCGATCCCCGAGTCCCCGCGCTTCCTGATCTCCGTCGGCAAGGACGAGCGCGCCCGCGAGGTGCTCGCCGAGGTCGAGGGCAAGGACGTCGACCTGGACGCCAGGGTCGCCGAGATCGAGTCGGCCATGCACAGCGAGCACAAGTCGACCTTCAAGGACCTGCTCGGCGGCGGTTTCCTCTTCAAGCCGATCGTCTGGATCGGCATCGGCCTGTCGGTCTTCCAGCAGTTCGTCGGCATCAACGTCGCCTTCTACTACTCCGCGACGCTGTGGCAGTCCGTCGGTGTCGACCCGGCCGAGTCGTTCTTCTACTCCTTCACGACCTCGATCATCAACATCGTCGGCACCGTCATCGCGATGATCTTCGTGGACCGCATCGGCCGCAAGCCGCTCGCTCTCATCGGCTCCGTCGGCATGGTCGTCGGCCTCGCCCTGGAGGCCTGGGCCTTCTCCTTCGACCTCGTCGACGGCAAGCTCCCCGCCACACAGGGCTGGGTCGCGCTGATCGCCGCCCACGTCTTCGTCCTCTTCTTCGCCCTTTCCTGGGGAGTCGTCGTCTGGGTCATGCTCGGTGAGATGTTCCCGAACAGGATCCGTGCCGCCGCCCTGGGCGTGGCCGCGTCCGCGCAGT
Proteins encoded:
- a CDS encoding YceD family protein, which encodes MALNARLDHRNPLVFDTHELGRRPGAQQRLTRSIDAPQDLGIKGVVGVPEGAPMELELRLESVMEGVLVTGAARAQAKGECVRCLEPLELELEADFQEMFSYPDADERGRVIAEPDTDAEDDEDMLFLEDGLFDLEPVLRDAVVLALPMQPVCQDDCPGLCSQCGVRLADDPDHHHDAVDIRWAALQGLAGSLEDGEKDELSGGALPSAHVDEKQEK
- the rpmF gene encoding 50S ribosomal protein L32 produces the protein MAVPKRKMSRSNTRHRRSQWKAAVPTLVACERCHEPKLQHIACPSCGTYNKRQVLEV
- the rnc gene encoding ribonuclease III, which encodes MSDAKAETNAKKKAENTASSHTLLEGRLGYRLESALLVRALTHRSYAYENGGLPTNERLEFLGDSVLGLVVTDTLYRTHPDLPEGQLAKLRAAVVNSRALAEVGRGLDLGSFIRLGRGEEGTGGRDKASILADTLEAVIGAVYLDQGLDSAAELVHRLFDPLIEKSSNLGAGLDWKTSLQELTATEGLGVPEYLVTETGPDHEKTFTAAARVGGVSYGTGTGRSKKEAEQQAAESAWLAIRSAADERAKAAAQAAALPEESAETPSDTAPSDTAPSDTASA
- the mutM gene encoding bifunctional DNA-formamidopyrimidine glycosylase/DNA-(apurinic or apyrimidinic site) lyase, which encodes MPELPEVEVVRRGLERWVAHRTVADVDVLHPRAIRRHLAGPEDFALRLKGHRIGEPSRRGKYLWLPVEDTGIAVLAHLGMSGQLLVQPYDTADEKHLRIRVRFADDLRTELRFVDQRTFGGLSLHDTTPEGLPDVIAHIARDPLDPLFDAEAFHQALRRKRTTIKRALLDQSLISGVGNIYADEALWRSRIHYERPTAGFTRPRTTELLGHVRDVMNAALAVGGTSFDSLYVNVNGESGYFDRSLDAYGREGLPCRRCATPMRRRPWMNRSSYFCPTCQRAPRVSS
- a CDS encoding winged helix-turn-helix transcriptional regulator — translated: METAAHTAVTPAQASAGADALDLDELAFDVFARNCPSRGTLEHVTGRWGVLTMSALHEGSLRFNELRRRVDGVSEKMLSQTLHALERDGLVHREAQPTNPPRVDYTLTPLGREVSERLLSLITCVEDRMEDVLRARERYDETRGAR
- a CDS encoding CAP domain-containing protein encodes the protein MGRHRRSAAGRAARGGRAGVTDTGFAPEEPHYGPENLYGFAAVLEADAQAASRGGGSRRRKKRTVTPVKTGLLGVSAAVALGTVAVATGVLPGGDKYAVSGGSSNETVVPVGQPTGAATQQGGTDGAAQEQREDESTSRDAEREASPSNSPSPSKKPSEKKPSDKAGKDSGSEKARTPSAEPTKEKDKEKTTPPVEISVETQAEAAVLLLVNEERAKAGCSPVAADSDLAKLAETFSEDMALRSFFDHTNPDGEDPWDRAAALGITGLGGENIARGQATAEAVMEAWMNSPGHKANILNCDFKTLGVGVHLGDGGPWWTQDFGY
- a CDS encoding acylphosphatase, with translation MSEDVRLVVWVRGRVQGVGFRWFTRARALETGGLSGFALNLADGRVQVVAEGPREACQGLLEWLQGDDTPGRVDGVTEIWDTPRGGYDGFAIR
- the smc gene encoding chromosome segregation protein SMC, which translates into the protein MHLKALTLRGFKSFASATTLRFEPGITCVVGPNGSGKSNVVDALSWVMGEQGAKSLRGGKMEDVIFAGTTGRPPLGRAEVSLTIDNSDGALPIEYSEVTITRIMFRNGGSEYQINGDTCRLLDIQDLLSDSGIGREMHVIVGQGRLDSVLHADPMGRRAFIEEAAGVLKHRKRKEKALRKLDAMQANLARVQDLTDELRRQLKPLGRQAAVARRAAVIQADLRDARLRLLADDLVRLHAALRTEVADEAALKQRKDAAEAELRKALQREALLEGEVRRLAPRLRRAQETWYELSQLAERVRGTISLADARIKSATSAPPEERRGRDPEDMEREAARIREQEAELEAALEAAEHALEDTVEHRAELERELTVEERRLKDVARSIADRRESLARLNGQVNAARSRAASAQAEIDRLAAARDEAQERAVTAHEEYEALKAEVDGLDADDTELAERHDAAKRALAEAESTLTAARDATTTAERRRAATQARHEALALGLRRKDGTGALLTAKDRLGGVLGPAAELLTVAPGHEVALAAAFGAAADAIAVTTPASAAEAIRLLRKQDAGRAALLLAGAPEDATSALDRGVGNRVPGHDEPAAERRPLHTPPAGRLAADLVRGPSDLMPAVRRLLHRVVVVDTLEDAEDLVYARPDLTAVTAEGDLLGAHFAHGGSAGAPSLLEVQASVDEAAAELAELAVRCEELAEAQYSAVESRRERAGLVEELGERRRAAEREKSAVAQQLGRLAGQARGAAGEAERSTAAAARAQEALDKAVQEAEELAERLAVAEEMPVEEEPDTSVRDRLAADGANARQTEMEARLQVRTHEERVKGLAGRADSLDRAARAEREARARAEQRRARLRHEAAVAEAVASGARQLLRHVEVSLARAEKERTAADAAKARREQELAQARGEGRDLKAELDKLTDSVHRGEVLGAEKRMRIEQLESKALEELGVEPEGLITEYGPDQLVPPSPPADGEELPEDPEHPRNQPKTFHRAEQEKRLRAAERAYQQLGKVNPLALEEFAALEERHKFLSEQLEDLKKTRADLLQVVKEVDERVEQVFAEAFWDTAREFDGVFGRLFPGGEGRLILTDPDNMLTTGVDVEARPPGKKVKRLSLLSGGERSLTAVAMLVSIFKARPSPFYVMDEVEAALDDTNLQRLIRIMQELQEVSQLIVITHQKRTMEVADALYGVSMQGDGVSKVISQRLR
- a CDS encoding sugar porter family MFS transporter — encoded protein: MTSSAQAPRTRVRVPQPDHLSHVIFIAAAAAMGGFLFGYDSAVINGAVEAIRHRYDIGSTALAQVIAVALIGCAVGAATAGRIADRIGRIRCMQIAAALFTVSAVGSALPFALYDLAFWRIVGGFAIGMASVIGPAYIAEVAPPAYRGRLGSFQQAAIVVGIAISQLVNWGILNAAGGDQRGELLGLEAWQIMLGVMVVPAVLYGLLSFAIPESPRFLISVGKDERAREVLAEVEGKDVDLDARVAEIESAMHSEHKSTFKDLLGGGFLFKPIVWIGIGLSVFQQFVGINVAFYYSATLWQSVGVDPAESFFYSFTTSIINIVGTVIAMIFVDRIGRKPLALIGSVGMVVGLALEAWAFSFDLVDGKLPATQGWVALIAAHVFVLFFALSWGVVVWVMLGEMFPNRIRAAALGVAASAQWIANWAITASFPSLADWNLSVTYMIYTVFAALSIPFVLRFVKETKGKTLEEMG